The following proteins are co-located in the Musa acuminata AAA Group cultivar baxijiao unplaced genomic scaffold, Cavendish_Baxijiao_AAA HiC_scaffold_585, whole genome shotgun sequence genome:
- the LOC135661970 gene encoding DNA-directed RNA polymerase subunit beta-like has product MLRNDGNEGMSTIPGFSQIQFEGFCRFINEGLTEEFHKFPKIEDTDQEIEFKLFVERYQLVEPLINERDAVYESLTYSSELYVPAGLIWKTGRDMQEQTVFIGNIPLMNSLGTFIVNGIYRIVINQILQSPGIYYRSELDHNGISVYTSTIISDWGGRSELEIDRKARIWARVSRKQKISILILSSAMGSNLREILDNVCYPEIFLSFPNDKEKKKIGSKENAILEFYQQFACVGGDPVFSESLCKELQKKFFQQRCELGRIGRRNMNRRLNLDIPQNNTFLLPRDVLAAADHLIGIKFGMGTLDDMNHLKNKRIRSIADLLQDQFGLALVRLENAVRGTICGAIRHKLIPTPQNLVTSTSLTTTYESFFGLHPLSQVLDRTNPLTQIVHGRKLSYLGPGGLTGRTASFRIRDIHPSHYGRICPIDTSEGINVGLIGSLAIHVRIGHWGSIESPFYEISERSKEAQIVYLSPNRDEYYMVAAGNSLALNRGIQEEQVVPARYRQEFLTIAWEQIHLRSIFPFQYFSIGASLIPFIEHNDANRALMSSNMQRQAVPLSQSERCIVGTGLERQTALDSGVSAIAEHEGKIIYTDPHKIILSSNGDTTISISIPLVIYQRSNKNTCMHQKPQVPRGKCIKKGQILADGAATVGGELALGKNVLVAYMPWEGYNSEDAVLISERLVYEDIYTSFHIRKYEIQTHVTSQGPERITKEIPHLEAHLLRNLDRNGVVMLGSWVETGDILVGKLTPQTANESSYAPEDRLLRAILGIQVSTAKETSLKLPIGGRGRVIDVRWIRKKGGSCYNSEMIRVYISQKREIKVGDKVAGRHGNKGIISKILPRQDMPYLQDGTPVDMVFNPLGVPSRMNVGQIFECSLGLAGDLLKRHYRIAPFDERYEQEASRKLVFSELYEASKQTKNPWVFEPEYPGKSRIFDGRTGNPFEQPVLIGKSYILKLIHQVDDKIHGRSSGHYALVTQQPLRGR; this is encoded by the coding sequence atgctccggaatgatggaaatgagggaatgtccacaatacctggatttagtcagatccaatttgagggattttgtaggttcattaatgagggcttgacggaagaatttcataagtttccaaaaattgaagatacagatcaagaaattgaatttaaattatttgtggaaagatatcaattggtagaacccttgataaacgaaagagatgctgtgtatgaatcactcacatattcttctgaattatatgtacccgcgggattaatttggaaaaccggtagagatatgcaagaacaaaccgtttttattggaaacattcccctaatgaattccctgggaacctttatagtaaatggaatatacagaattgtgatcaatcaaatattgcaaagtcctggtatttactaccgttcagaattggaccataacggaatttctgtctataccagcacaataatatcagattggggaggaagatcggaattagaaattgatagaaaagcaaggatatgggcccgtgtaagtaggaaacaaaaaatatctattctaattctatcatcagctatgggttcgaatctaagagaaattctagataatgtttgttaccctgaaattttcttgtctttcccgaatgataaggagaaaaaaaagattgggtcaaaagaaaatgctattttgGAATTTTATCAACAATTTGCTTGTGTAGGCGGGGATCCGGTATTTTCTGAGTCTTTATGTAAAGAATTACAAAAGAAATTTTTTCAACAAAGATGTGAATtaggaaggattggtcgacgaaaTATGAACCGGAGACTGAATCTTGATATACCTCAGAACAATACATTTTTATTACCACGAGATGTATTGGCTGCTGCGGATCATTTGATCGGAATTAAATTTGGAATGGGTACACTTGACGATATGAATCACTTGAAAAATAAACGGATTCGTTCTATAGCGGATCTGTTACAGGATCAATTCGGACTGGCTCTTGTTCGTTTAGAAAATGCGGTTCGAGGAACTATATGTGGAGCAATTCGGCATAAATTGATACCGACTCCTCAAAATTTGGTAACTTCAACTTCATTAACAACCACTTATGAATCGTTTTTTGGCCTACATCCTTTATCTCAAGTTTTGGATCGAACTAATCCATTGACACAAATCGTTCATGGGCGAAAATTGAGTTATTTGGGTCCTGGAGGATTGACGGGGCGAACTGCTAGTTTTCGGATACGAGATATTCATCCTAGCCACTATGGACGTATTTGTCCAATTGACACGTCCGAAGGAATCAATGTTGGACTTATTGGATCCTTAGCCATTCATGTGAGGATTGGCCATTGGGGATCTATAGAGAGTCCATTTTATGAAATATCTGAAAGATCAAAAGAGGCACAGATAGTTTATTTATCACCAAATAGAGATGAATATTATATGGTAGCAGCGGGAAATTCTTTGGCCTTGAATCGGGGTATTCAGGAAGAACAGGTTGTTCCAGCCCGATACCGTCAAGAGTTCCTGACTATTGCATGGGAACAGATTCATCTTAGAAGTATTTTTCCCTTCCAATATTTTTCTATTGGAGCTTCCCTCATTCCTTTTATCGAGCATAATGATGCGAATCGGGCTTTAATGAGTTCTAATATGCAGCGCCAAGCAGTTCCGCTTTCTCAGTCCGAGAGGTGCATTGTTGGAACTGGACTGGAACGCCAAACGGCTCTGGATTCGGGGGTTTCCGCTATAGCCGAACACGAGGGAAAGATCATTTATACTGACCCTCACAAGATCATTTTATCAAGTAATGGGGACACTACTATAAGTATAAGTATTCCATTAGTTATCTATCAACGTTCCAACAAAAATACTTGTATGCATCAAAAACCTCAGGTTCCGCGGGGTAAATGCattaaaaaaggacaaattttagCGGACGGTGCGGCTACAGTTGGGGGGGAACTTGCTTTAGGAAAAAACGTATTAGTAGCTTATATGCCATGGGAGGGTTACAATTCTGAAGACGCAGTACTAATTAGCGAACGTCTGGTATATGAAGATATTTATACTTCTTTTCACATCCGGAAATATGAAATTCAGACTCATGTGACAAGCCAAGGACCTGAAAGAATCACTAAGGAAATACCACATCTAGAGGCTCATTTACTCCGCAATTTAGACAGAAATGGAGTTGTGATGCTGGGATCTTGggtagaaacaggtgatattttaGTAGGTAAATTAACACCTCAGACAGCAAACGAATCGTCGTATGCTCCAGAGGATAGATTATTACGAGCCATACTTGGAATTCAGGTATCCACTGCAAAAGAAACTTCTCTAAAACTACCTATAGGCGGAAGAGGTCGCGTTATTGATGTGAGATGGATCCGGAAAAAGGGGGGTTCCTGTTATAATTCAGAAATGATTCGTGTATATATTTCACAGAAACGTGAAATCAAAGTAGGTGATAAAGTAGCTGGAAGACATGGGAATAAGGgtatcatttcaaaaattttgcCTAGACAAGATATGCCCTATTTGCAAGATGGAACACCTGTTGATATGGTCTTCAACCCATTAGGAGTACCATCACGAATGAATGTGGGACAGATATTTGAATGCTCGCTCGGGTTAGCGGGGGATCTGCTAAAGAGACATTATAGAATAGCACCTTTTGATGAGAGATATGAGCAAGA